One bacterium genomic region harbors:
- a CDS encoding RDD family protein has protein sequence MDDLYTITTPENVEFSFLIAGYGSRLLSWLIDLLFIATTILGVSYGANFIFPISQGISAALGLVTFFLINWGYFVFWEWKTGGQSPGKKLFHLRVIQNNGAKITLFQSMIRNLLRIVDSLPFFYLAGFIASFFSPQLRRLGDLAAGTLVIKEEVHLRPEVILPESQRYNSFQEDPQLARRITSLISLTEREVLITICLRREELSLPARLQLFTDLAEYCERRLNIERPLSLSQENYVLNITAILAQ, from the coding sequence ATGGATGACCTCTATACCATAACTACACCGGAAAACGTTGAATTTTCTTTTCTCATAGCCGGTTATGGCAGCCGGCTGCTTTCCTGGCTGATCGATCTCTTATTTATCGCCACCACGATTCTGGGTGTCAGTTACGGGGCGAATTTCATATTTCCCATCAGCCAGGGAATATCCGCTGCTCTGGGACTGGTCACCTTTTTCCTGATAAACTGGGGATATTTCGTTTTCTGGGAATGGAAAACCGGGGGACAATCTCCAGGGAAAAAACTCTTTCACCTTCGGGTTATTCAAAACAATGGCGCAAAAATCACTCTGTTTCAAAGCATGATCAGAAACCTTTTGCGCATTGTCGATAGCCTGCCCTTTTTTTACCTGGCTGGCTTCATTGCTTCCTTTTTCTCCCCCCAGCTTCGACGACTGGGGGATCTGGCCGCAGGCACTCTGGTCATCAAGGAGGAGGTTCATCTGCGGCCGGAAGTCATTCTGCCTGAATCCCAAAGGTACAACAGCTTTCAGGAGGACCCGCAGCTTGCACGGCGGATTACCAGCCTCATCAGCCTTACCGAGCGGGAGGTGCTGATCACGATCTGTCTTCGCCGGGAGGAATTGTCCCTCCCTGCCCGCCTTCAGTTATTCACAGACCTGGCTGAATACTGTGAACGAAGACTCAATATCGAGCGGCCCCTGTCCCTCAGTCAGGAGAACTATGTTTTAAACATTACCGCTATTCTGGCACAGTGA
- a CDS encoding PRC-barrel domain-containing protein: MQVRGTKVRYVMPATELAGDRVINPDRENLGKIEDFAVDLRSGCVAYAVLSFGGILGLGDKFFAVPMDALALDEDERVFILNVSKDKLKSASGFDKDNWPDMADEQWGRDIHSFFGTKPHWEKR; this comes from the coding sequence ATGCAAGTACGGGGAACAAAAGTGCGGTATGTAATGCCCGCCACTGAACTGGCCGGTGATCGGGTGATCAATCCGGATCGGGAAAATCTGGGAAAGATTGAGGATTTTGCCGTTGACTTACGGTCTGGCTGTGTTGCCTATGCTGTCCTGTCTTTTGGCGGTATCCTGGGATTGGGTGACAAATTTTTCGCTGTCCCCATGGATGCCCTGGCTCTCGACGAAGACGAACGAGTTTTTATTCTGAATGTTTCCAAGGATAAGCTGAAAAGCGCCTCGGGCTTTGATAAAGATAACTGGCCGGATATGGCTGATGAGCAATGGGGCAGGGACATTCACTCCTTTTTTGGCACCAAGCCTCATTGGGAAAAGAGATAG
- a CDS encoding glycosyltransferase has product MRIVMFYHSLISDWNHGTAHFLRGIATELIRHGHDLRIYEPKDAWSIQNLIASHRYEPIRKFQSAFPHLVSNRYAPDSLDLDQVLDNADLVIVHEWNEPELVERIGSCRARTRNLRLLFHDTHYRMVTDRTSRAAVNLKNYDGVLAFGKVIRDLYLSQGWAQRAWTWHEAADTRIFYPREKANEQDDLVWIGNWGDGERALELYEFLIDPVKDLGLRAVAYGVRYPDHARIALREAGIDYAGWLPDYEVPEMFSKFRATIHVPRRPYGKALPGIPTIRTFEAMACGIPLIVSPWVDIEGLFKPGQDFLVAANGDEMKRLLKNLLHDREMARELTHHAYNTIVSQHTCAHRVQELYAICRDLGIDPGTPLAGLELSRAPGGKEAWER; this is encoded by the coding sequence ATGCGTATTGTTATGTTTTATCATTCCCTGATTTCTGATTGGAACCACGGCACTGCCCATTTCCTGCGGGGTATTGCCACCGAGCTTATCAGGCATGGACATGACCTGCGGATTTATGAGCCCAAGGATGCCTGGAGCATCCAAAACCTCATCGCCAGTCACAGGTATGAGCCGATTCGAAAGTTCCAGTCAGCTTTCCCTCACCTGGTCAGCAACCGCTACGCACCTGACTCTCTTGACCTTGATCAGGTTCTTGACAATGCCGATCTGGTTATCGTTCATGAGTGGAATGAGCCTGAGCTGGTTGAGCGCATTGGCAGTTGCCGCGCCCGCACCCGGAACCTGCGCCTTCTCTTCCACGATACTCACTACCGTATGGTGACTGACCGGACAAGCCGGGCTGCCGTTAACTTGAAAAACTATGACGGTGTTCTGGCTTTTGGAAAAGTGATTCGTGATCTCTATCTTTCGCAGGGCTGGGCTCAGCGGGCCTGGACCTGGCACGAGGCCGCGGATACCCGTATCTTTTACCCGCGGGAGAAGGCCAATGAACAGGATGACCTGGTCTGGATCGGTAACTGGGGAGATGGAGAGAGGGCTTTGGAGCTTTATGAATTCCTCATCGACCCGGTTAAAGATCTTGGACTGCGGGCTGTAGCCTATGGAGTCCGCTATCCGGACCATGCCCGGATTGCCCTCAGAGAGGCAGGCATAGACTATGCCGGATGGCTGCCAGACTATGAAGTGCCGGAGATGTTCTCGAAGTTCCGGGCCACTATTCATGTGCCGCGGCGCCCTTATGGAAAAGCCCTGCCCGGCATTCCCACCATCCGCACCTTCGAGGCTATGGCCTGCGGCATTCCCCTGATCGTCTCGCCTTGGGTGGATATCGAGGGATTGTTTAAGCCCGGCCAGGATTTCCTGGTCGCAGCCAATGGAGACGAAATGAAGCGCCTTCTGAAAAATCTTCTCCATGACCGGGAGATGGCCAGGGAACTGACTCATCATGCCTATAATACGATTGTCTCCCAGCACACCTGTGCCCACCGGGTTCAGGAGCTGTATGCCATCTGCCGTGACCTGGGAATCGATCCCGGCACCCCGCTGGCCGGCTTGGAGCTTTCCCGTGCTCCGGGAGGAAAAGAAGCCTGGGAAAGGTAA
- a CDS encoding DUF302 domain-containing protein → MTNYRLTKELNMQFEETLEKVSEELKKSDLLVLSIIDLKEKFKEKLGIDFRKYVVLGVWCPQNTYKAILTEENIGLMLPSNIALYEQDKKTILSVIKPTTVAEVSDNSDLQEIAMDMERKLKRIFDSITDRK, encoded by the coding sequence ATGACTAACTATAGATTGACAAAAGAACTGAACATGCAGTTTGAGGAGACGTTGGAAAAAGTGTCGGAAGAATTGAAAAAATCAGACCTTCTGGTCTTAAGCATTATCGATTTGAAGGAAAAATTTAAGGAAAAACTGGGCATTGATTTCAGAAAATATGTGGTCCTGGGTGTCTGGTGTCCGCAGAATACGTATAAGGCCATTCTGACTGAAGAAAATATCGGTCTGATGCTTCCCTCCAATATCGCCCTCTACGAACAGGATAAAAAAACCATCCTTTCGGTCATTAAACCGACGACAGTCGCAGAAGTGTCTGATAACTCTGATCTTCAGGAGATTGCTATGGATATGGAACGCAAGCTCAAGAGAATATTCGATTCTATCACCGACCGCAAATGA